The genome window CCACTTTGTTCATGCCGACCACCTGCGGCAGCGAAGCCAGGCGGTCATCGTGGAGTTCGAGTTCGCGGTTGATGACCTCGTAGTCCTCAACCGGATCGCGTCCTTCCGTCCCGGCGACATCCACGAGGTGAACGAGCACCCGGGTTCTCTCCACATGGCGAAGAAACTCGTGTCCCAGGCCGGTGCCCGCGTGGGCCCCCTCGATGAGCCCGGGTACGTCGGCGACGACAAAGGACTGGTCCCAGTCCATGCGGACCACACCCAGGTTTGGCTCGAGGGTAGTGAAATGATAGGGCGCAATCTTCGGCTTCGCGGAGGAAATGCGACTGATAAAGGTAGACTTGCCCACATTCGGGAAACCGACGATGCCCACGTCCGCGAGGAGCTTCAACTCCAGCCGCAGCACACGCTCCTCGCTCTTCTCGCCCATCTCGGCGAAGCGCGGGGCCTGTCGCGAGGGCGTGGCGAACCGGGCGTTCCCGCGTCCGCCTTTTCCGCCCCGGACCGCAAGCAGCCTGTCTCCCGGTCGCGTCAGGTCGGCCAGCAGTTCGCCGGAATTGGCGTCATAGACCATTGTGCCGGGAGGAACCGGAACGGTCAGGTCTCTGCCGGACTTTCCGGTCTTGTGGGTGCTTCCGCCGGGTTTGCCGTTCTCCGCTTTGAAACTGTGCTTGTACTTGAAGTCCAGCAGCGTGCGCTTGGAAGGGTCTACCACCAGATACACGCTGCCACCATTGCCCCCGTCGCCACCGCCGGGGCCTCCCCTGGGGACGTGGGCTTCGTGGATGAACGACACCAGACCGTTGCCCCCGCGGCCCGATCGAACTCTGATCTCAGCTGTGTCCAGGAACATTGCGTCCACCCCAAAAGAGAAATGCCGACACGCTCGGTGCCGGCATCCCCGGGAAAGCTAACTCGCAGGTTTCTCGCGTCCGGCCGGACTACTCCGCCATCGGGATGACGCTGACCTGCCGGCGGCCGCCCGCGCGGGTACGAAACTGCACGGTTCCGTCAATCAGGGCAAACAGGGTGTCATCCTTCCCGCGGCCCACGTTTTCGCCCTGGAGAACCTTGCTGCCGCGCTGGCGAATGATGATGTTACCGGCACGGACCGCTTCGCCGCCGAACTTTTTTACGCCGAGGCGTTGCGCGGCGCTCTCGCGCCCGTTCTTGGTACTTCCCATTCCCATTTTGTGCGCCATGGGTAACACTCCCTTGGAAGGCGAAGCAGGACGCTACGCCGAGATTTCGGTGATCTGCACCTGGGTGAAATGCTGGCGATGACCGCGGATCTTCTTGTAGTGCTTTTTCGGGCGGTACTTGAAGACGATGATCTTCCGGTCCCTGCCCTGCTGCACAACTCGCCCGGTCACCTTCGCGCCGGCTACATATGGAGCACCGATGTTGGCGCTGTCGCCGTCGAAGACCGCGACGACCTTGTCAAACTCCACAACGTCGCCCACCTTGGCATCCAGACGGTCCATCTTCACGATGGTGTCGGCTTGCGCCTTGTGCTGACGACCTCCGGCCTCGATGATCGCATACATCGTAACGACTGTCCTTTCACCGTGGGACCGCGGAGAGCGGCTCCAGTCACAGGTTGGCAGAATCAAAACACAACCGGGAAGTCAGCCCTCCGGCTGTGGGATTATTAGTATATTGCTGTGCTGAATCCGTGTCAAGAGAAGAAAAGGGCCGGCTGACGCCGGCCCATTCTTGCGGATTCTGCGCGTAGCCACTGTTGTCGCGTGCGCGACTACGGATTGCCCGGGTCCTCGGCGACGAACTTGAGGCCGTTGCCGCGGCGGCCGGTGGGAATGCTGTTCTTGCCCATCCACTTCACGTGGCCGTCCCAGAAGGCGATGTTTGCGCCCTCATTGTGAGGATCCCCGATCCAGTGCCGGTGGTTGCCCGGGCCCGGGTTGCTTATGTTGGTGCAACAGTCGCGGTCTGTGTTGGCATCCTGGTAGTTGTGGGGGATCCACGCGATGTCTCCATTGCGGGTTCCACGTCCGCCACCGTCGGCGAACATCACGGTTTGAGCGGGGGAAGTGAACATTGCAAGCTTGCGGTTCTCGCCGCCCCGTCCCCATGCGTAGGAGCGCCAGGCATCATCCGGCTGTGACGGACACCACCACAGTTGGTGGTTCTTATGGTACGGCAGCAGGGGGTTCCACTTCGGCAGCGCGCTGGCCTGGATATTCCCGGCATTTGCCTCATAACGATGGAAGCAGCCGCTGCAATTGCCGCCGCCGACGAATGCCCAGTTGGTGCCGCCTGCCGTCGGGCCGTGACTGCGCTCGTCATAGTCCTGCACGTACATCAACTCGGCGAGGGCAATCTGCTTCAGGTTCGACTGACAGCTTGCCTGCCGGGCCTTTTCACGAGCTCGGGCGAAGACGGGAAACAGGATCGCTGCTAGGATCGCGATGATTGCGATGACCACCAGCAGCTCAATCAGGGTGAAACCGTGGCGCCTCATGACCAGACCTCCAATGCATTTGATAGAGTGAATGAGACCGGAATACGCACGTCCGTCAATGGCAACCATCCGCAAGTAATTGAGGAGGTTACATGACAAAGATGGGAACGTCAAGGTGCTTTGATTGTCGGGTGTAAGCGCAACGTGATAATGTCCGGTTGGTGCAAAGTAGAAATGTCCGGTGGTAGTGTCGTCGTCGTCGCGCGGCGAACTATCCGGGATGGAACTACTCATGAGCGTAAAAGAGCGTGACTGTCTGAAGATCGTTTCGCAGTTGGCAGGACCCGGCGGTGGTGCCGGCAAGTTGACCCAGGCCCAGGCCGCGGACTTGCTGGGGTGCACTGAGCGCCATGTGCGGCGTCTGGTGCGGCGCTATGAGCACGAAGGCGACGCCGGCCTTGTTCACAAGTCTCGCGGCAGGCCGTCGAATCGCTGTCTGCCCCAGGAGTTCCGGGAACAGGTCATGGTCCAGGTGCGCAAGCATTACCGCGATTTCGGCCCGACCCTTGCTGCGGAGATGCTTGCCGAACGCCACGGCCTATCGGTCAGTCGCGAGACCCTGCGCCAGTGGATGATCGCCGAAGAGCTGTGGAAGCCCAAGCGCCGCAAGGCCGTTTATCGACAGCGGCGCCCGCGCAGGGAGTGCTTTGGCGAACTGGTGCAGATCGACACCTCCGAGCATGACTGGTTTGAAGGACGGGGCGAGAGCGCGGTGCTCATCACCCTCATCGACGACGCCACCAGTCGCGTCACTATGCGCTTCTTTGAAGCGGACGACACGCAGGCCAACATGACGATCCTGCGCGACTACATCGCCCTGCATGGCCGCCCTATGGCTTTCTACGGCGACAAGGCAAGCCATTTCCGGGTCAACCGCCCGGCCAGCGTGGAAGAGCAACTGGAAGGCCTGGAGCCCGAGACCCAGATCGGGCGCGCCCTGCGCGAATTGGACATCACGTGGTTCACGGCCCATTCTCCCCAGGCCAAGGGACGGGTGGAACGCAGCTTCGACACCGCTCAGGACCGGCTGGTCAAACTGATGCGCTTGGACAACATCCGCACCATAGAAGAAGCCAATCGCTTCCTGCAGGAGCGCTACATGCCCCAATTCAATGAACGCTTCACGGTTCCGCCCGCCTGCGATACGGACGCCCACCGTACTTGCGAGGGCCTGGACCTGGACGCCATCTTCAGCCACCAGGAAGAGCGCGTGGTCACGCGGGACTACACGATCCGGTTCAAGAACCAGCGCTACCAGATCAAAAAAGAAAGCGCCGCGCCGGGCCTAGTGCAAAGCAAGCTGATCGTGGAACAGCGCCTGGACGGTAGCATCTGGCTGCGATGGCGGGATCAGTACTTGCAGTTCGTGACGATAACCCCCACCCCGACGGGCGCCGCCGCTGCCCTTCCGGTCGGGCTACGCCCTCCCTACAGGGCAGCGGCCAAGGCACAGCCGTCACCCCGAAGGCAGACCACCCGTGGAAGAAACCCTACAAAGGAGACTCCCGACCCCAACGGCAGTAGGACATTTCTACTTTGCACAAAACCGGACATTTCTACTTTGCGTTGACAGGTGCTTTGATTGTCGGGGGTGTGTTCCGCGGCAGCTGGTGGGTTCGGTCGAGCCGGGGCCCTCTCTCCGTCCTCGGGTGTACCGGCAACGAAAAGAGACGCCCCCGATACCTCAAAGCTCGCGATACGGGCCGCAAGCCCGCGGACACCGGTGCTTGTGAATCACCCAGGAGCCCCTGGAAGGGCAGCACACTGCACAGTGTTCCCATCATTTCTGTCGCCTTCGAGGGCTCAAGCGGTCTGAAGCCCACCGATTCCACGGGGTCCGTTCTGCTTCGCGGGCTGTGAGGCAAAAGGCTCTCCAGCGAGGTCCCAGCACGCTACCAACACTCTCGGCCAGCCGAGCCCGTCTCAGGCAGGGCAGGCGCCTGACTTCAGTAGGTGCTGACGCGCAAGGGGCAGCGCAACTCATGCCAAAGCAGGGAAGGGGCCTGACTTCTATGAGTCCAGGCACGCTCGGGACAGCCATAGATGACGCCCAGGTACCTGCGAGATCAAGACGCCCTCGGCTCTCTGTGCTTTGGTCTCTCGGGGTCATCAGGCGAGCTCGGCTGGAGTCTGCCCAGAAATCGCGTCGCGCGGACGCGGATCCGCGAACCTGAGGGTTCCCACGGCGCTCGATAAGTGCTATAAACATATAGATGTTTTATTAGAGAAATCCGCCCATGATTGATCAAGGGAGGTCATGACACATGAGGGTCGCTGTAGCCTGCGATGGAGAGACAGTCAGTCCTCACTTCGGCCGCTGTGAGAAGTTCCTCATTGCCGAAGTGAGAGGGACGAACATAGACAGGCTTCCGGACCTGGTGAACCCGGGGCACGAGCCAGGGCTCCTGCCGCGTATGATGCTGGAGCAGGGGATCGAATGCGTTCTGGCTGGAGGCGCGGGACCCCGCGCGGTGGGTATGCTGAATGAAGCGGGGATCCGGTTCATCGCCGGCGTCAGCGGGGATGCGACCGCGGCGCTGGCCGATTTCGCGGCCGGGACGTTGAAGGCGGGCGACAGTTCCTGCGAGCACTGAGTCTGGTTGTGCGAAGGGAAGCGGATCTTCGTGGAAACGGCAGACCGTTCTCTGGTGTTCGGCCCAGTTCCCTCGCGGCGACTGGGCAGGTCTCTCGGAGTTGATCTCGTTCCGTACAAGACTTGCTCGTATGACTGCACCTATTGCCAACTGGGGCGGACCACATGCAAAACCGTGAGGCGCGCTGAGTACGTGCCCACGGACCGTGTTCTCGCTGATCTCCGGGAAGCCGTTGAGAGCGGTCCGGCGCCGGATTACATCACTCTCTCCGGGTCAGGCGAGCCGACACTGCACAGTGGCCTGGAGGATGTGATCGCCGGGATTAGGTCGATCAGCGACGTTCCCGTGGCGGTTCTCACGAACGGCTCACTCCTGTGGGACCCGGCCGTTGCAGAGGCTGTGAGCAGGGCGGACCTGGTGCTGCCGTCGCTGGATGCGGGGGACGCCGAGACCTTCCAGGCGGTGAACCGGCCCCACCCCGGCATCAGTTTTCCTCACATGGTGCAGGGACTGATCGACTTCAGGCAGCGCTATGGTGGACAGATCTGGCTGGAAGTGTTCTTGCTCGCAGGTATCACCTCGAGCCCGGTTCAGGTGGCCAAGATCGCGGCTCTCGCGGCCAGGATTGAGCCGGATCGCGTGCAGATCAACACCATCGCACGACCACCCGCCGAGCCGGATGCGCGGGGCGTATCCCTGGAAGAGCTCTACGTGCTGGCAGAGCTGTTCACGGGCACAGTCGAGGTGGTTGCCGACCACCCGCTACCCGCTGCGAGTGCTTTGGGGGAGACGGGCGCAGACAGGGTGCTGGACCTGCTCCGGCGTCGGCCTTGTACTTTGGATGACATCGCCGCCGGGCTCGCTATGCATCGGAACGAGGTCCTCAAGTACACCGACCGGCTGGTGCGCGAGGGGGCCATTGCCATGCGTGAAGTTGGCGGCAAGACTTTCTTCGCGGCGACGGCGAAAGCGCCGGACGCGGCCTGAGATGGCTCCAGTGGCGGGGGAGGAGGTCCGCTAACACCTGTTCGGGAAGTCTTGCGAGTGCACCGAGCTACCCGCACGCGCAGGAGGCTTCCCATGCTCTTCTACGCTGTCGCTCTGGGCTGTCTCGCGGGGCTGACTGCCCTGAGTAGCGCCCAGGAACAGCCCGTCTCTACCAGGAGGCCCGTGCACGACGCCTTCCGGTACGTCATCGGCACCCAGACCTTCAGCCCGTCGTACCAGTTCACCGATAAGCCCCGCCTCCTTGAGACCGCTGAGGCGATCCTGGAGATGGGCTCCAACACCATCAAGTTCGGAATCGGCTCCAACTACTACGGTGAGCGGGGCAATGTGCCGGCCAAGACCGGCGGCATCGACAGCCTGACTGCCCTCGTCCGCGACGAGCCGACACACCGCGCGGTCCTGGACATGCCCTTCGCCCACACCCTGATCTGGGTCTACCCGTTCGCTCCGGGTTGGTGGAAGAACGGGTACTCGGCCGAGGACTCCGCGCGCCAGAGCCGGGAGATCTACGACCTCGCGTGTTACCTGCTGAAGACGTACAGCGGCTCAGGGAAGGCCTTCTATCTGGGGCACTGGGAGGGCGATTGGCACCTGCGTGACGGGTATGACACGAAGACCGACGACAATGTGAAACCGGCGGCCGTGCAGGGGATGATCGACTGGCTCAACGCCCGTCAGAAAGCGGTGGATGACGCGAAACGCGACACTCCACACCACGGGGTCGAAGTCTGGAACTACTGCGAGGTGAACCTGGTCAAGATCGCGCTCGAGGGCCGCAAGTGCGTCACCAATGATGTGCTCCCCTCCACCACTGTAGATTTCGTCTCTTACTCCAGCTATGACACCCAGGACGACCCGGAGACCCTTGAGGCCGCGCTGAACCACATCGAGTCGAAGCTCCCACCGAAGGAAGACATCCCCGGGAAGCGGGTGTTCATCGGCGAGTACGGGTTTCCGGCGGAACACAATAGCCCCGCGCAGCAGGACATCAAGTCCCGCCAGGTCATGCGCGTCGCGCTGGAGTGGGGCTGCCCCTTTGCGCTCTACTGGGAGATGTTCAACAACGAGGTCCGCGACGGACAGCAGCGAGGATTCTGGCTCATCGATAACAAAGGCGAAAAGCAGCCGGTGTATCATACTCACGCGCGGTTCTACGCCTGGGCGCGGGAGTTTGTCGCCGAATACCGCGCTCTTCACGGTCGGGAGCCCAACCGCAGCGAATTCGGGCAGGCCGGGGTGGCTTTCCTGGACTCCTTGCCGCCATCGGATACGCCGCAGGAATGACGCCGATTCCTCTGCCGTCAGAATGGACCGACCTCGACCGCCTTTCTCCACGGGCTCGCTAATCCTACACTGCCGGCTTCACTGGTCGCCGCCGGCGAACTGCTTCAGAAAGACGGTTTCGAGGACGCAAGCGCGGTGCAGACCTGGCATCGCCGGGCCAGGGATCCGACGTGTAATCACCGGGCGATGCACCCCTGGCTCCCGGAGGACGTCGCGTGGAGCCGCGCGGATATCTGGCGCCGGCTACTTGAGCGCCTCCTGCAGTTCGAGGATCCGCTCGACCAGCCGGCCGCGCAGGGCACAGAACCCCTCGTCGCTGAGCTCGGCTCCGAAGTCGTACTGGTTGACGCCCTCTTCGGACGTCAGTATAGCGGATAGAGTGGCAAGAGCCCTTTCCGACGCGGTTTTCTGCTTGGCATTGCCCTCTGCGGCGCGCGCTGCCAGTGCCTTGAGGGTTGCGATGTAACGCATGTCGTCGATGCCCTCTCGGATCGCCTCCCAGTCGAGAGTCGGAATCTCTTCCGTCTCACCTGGATACGCTGCGCACCAGTCCCGGGCAGTGCCGTCGAGGTCGTTGAAGGGGTCCGCATTGAAGCACTGGTAATGCCAGTAATAGTGAGCTTCGGCCGGCCTGCGGTAGAAACCGAAGCCCGATGAGTTTCGGGCCTTGCGGCAGCTCGACAGGTAGGCGGGTCCGTAACGCATATACCGCTTACCCCGGGCCAGCAGCTTTGCCTCCTGCTCGGTGGTGTACTCGATGTTCCCACACCAGATGTCGAAACTGTCACCCCACTTTTCCCCGGCTGCGTAGTTGTTCACGGTGATGTAGCTCGTGGCCCCGGGCACCTGCGCAATGAGACTGCACAGCTCATGGGCTTTCTGCCCGCGCTCATCGTGATTCCCGATTTCGTCAACCGGATAGAAGAGCAACTGGGGGGTGTCCTCGCGCGCCGAAACCTCCTGAATTTGCCTGACGGCCTCGACGAAGTTCGCCTCGAAATCCCCACCAGGGAAGGCCCGCTTGACTGCTCCATCAAGGCCGCCGAAGAAGGGAATCGGGCCTTCCACGCCCAGGCGCTTGAGGTGCTGCAGGAACTCCAGCAATTCGCCTGTCTCAACCACAAGCTTGCCATCCACGTTTTTCACGGGGACCGAGTTGTCCAGCGTCACCGCTGTCACGCCGTGAG of Armatimonadota bacterium contains these proteins:
- the obgE gene encoding GTPase ObgE, which encodes MFLDTAEIRVRSGRGGNGLVSFIHEAHVPRGGPGGGDGGNGGSVYLVVDPSKRTLLDFKYKHSFKAENGKPGGSTHKTGKSGRDLTVPVPPGTMVYDANSGELLADLTRPGDRLLAVRGGKGGRGNARFATPSRQAPRFAEMGEKSEERVLRLELKLLADVGIVGFPNVGKSTFISRISSAKPKIAPYHFTTLEPNLGVVRMDWDQSFVVADVPGLIEGAHAGTGLGHEFLRHVERTRVLVHLVDVAGTEGRDPVEDYEVINRELELHDDRLASLPQVVGMNKVDVLQDPESIERLTVRVEADGRKAFPLSAVTGEGVWEITNYVAGVLRELDLTDPLDDSLREPRLFEAPPAPFRRISVRRMAPETYVVQGTEVEKLVERTNLESMPALERLQEQLEALGVMHMLEAKGAKPGDTVFLGDVEMEYSGL
- the rpmA gene encoding 50S ribosomal protein L27, whose protein sequence is MAHKMGMGSTKNGRESAAQRLGVKKFGGEAVRAGNIIIRQRGSKVLQGENVGRGKDDTLFALIDGTVQFRTRAGGRRQVSVIPMAE
- the rplU gene encoding 50S ribosomal protein L21 produces the protein MYAIIEAGGRQHKAQADTIVKMDRLDAKVGDVVEFDKVVAVFDGDSANIGAPYVAGAKVTGRVVQQGRDRKIIVFKYRPKKHYKKIRGHRQHFTQVQITEISA
- a CDS encoding DUF1559 domain-containing protein — protein: MRRHGFTLIELLVVIAIIAILAAILFPVFARAREKARQASCQSNLKQIALAELMYVQDYDERSHGPTAGGTNWAFVGGGNCSGCFHRYEANAGNIQASALPKWNPLLPYHKNHQLWWCPSQPDDAWRSYAWGRGGENRKLAMFTSPAQTVMFADGGGRGTRNGDIAWIPHNYQDANTDRDCCTNISNPGPGNHRHWIGDPHNEGANIAFWDGHVKWMGKNSIPTGRRGNGLKFVAEDPGNP
- a CDS encoding ISNCY family transposase → MSVKERDCLKIVSQLAGPGGGAGKLTQAQAADLLGCTERHVRRLVRRYEHEGDAGLVHKSRGRPSNRCLPQEFREQVMVQVRKHYRDFGPTLAAEMLAERHGLSVSRETLRQWMIAEELWKPKRRKAVYRQRRPRRECFGELVQIDTSEHDWFEGRGESAVLITLIDDATSRVTMRFFEADDTQANMTILRDYIALHGRPMAFYGDKASHFRVNRPASVEEQLEGLEPETQIGRALRELDITWFTAHSPQAKGRVERSFDTAQDRLVKLMRLDNIRTIEEANRFLQERYMPQFNERFTVPPACDTDAHRTCEGLDLDAIFSHQEERVVTRDYTIRFKNQRYQIKKESAAPGLVQSKLIVEQRLDGSIWLRWRDQYLQFVTITPTPTGAAAALPVGLRPPYRAAAKAQPSPRRQTTRGRNPTKETPDPNGSRTFLLCTKPDISTLR
- a CDS encoding dinitrogenase iron-molybdenum cofactor biosynthesis protein, with protein sequence MRVAVACDGETVSPHFGRCEKFLIAEVRGTNIDRLPDLVNPGHEPGLLPRMMLEQGIECVLAGGAGPRAVGMLNEAGIRFIAGVSGDATAALADFAAGTLKAGDSSCEH
- a CDS encoding radical SAM protein, with protein sequence METADRSLVFGPVPSRRLGRSLGVDLVPYKTCSYDCTYCQLGRTTCKTVRRAEYVPTDRVLADLREAVESGPAPDYITLSGSGEPTLHSGLEDVIAGIRSISDVPVAVLTNGSLLWDPAVAEAVSRADLVLPSLDAGDAETFQAVNRPHPGISFPHMVQGLIDFRQRYGGQIWLEVFLLAGITSSPVQVAKIAALAARIEPDRVQINTIARPPAEPDARGVSLEELYVLAELFTGTVEVVADHPLPAASALGETGADRVLDLLRRRPCTLDDIAAGLAMHRNEVLKYTDRLVREGAIAMREVGGKTFFAATAKAPDAA